The proteins below are encoded in one region of Helianthus annuus cultivar XRQ/B chromosome 2, HanXRQr2.0-SUNRISE, whole genome shotgun sequence:
- the LOC110927081 gene encoding uncharacterized protein LOC110927081 isoform X1 produces the protein MSVSWHRAICRQVSILLPTAKDDGVFSFASRGAAKKILLNPPKSFHDWKPKFFFIREEVVPIAMTFREWTEAIPKEDLTIPKTALWYQQLTPTPNRVFGESVLVAAKMSDQWSPSSRDVPVLKLGDQEAQLYQAAFSTFGGSMGVRPLRDDEESWYDQIRGNFMFPAADAFASPPTATEGAQYPKPRPLRSVTLAGKETFYLSSDESVGSSSGELSSWSKIFAGVLRDLGIDPEEKKKKPVKKKRKAEPEVTSKGTGPSRATTAAGKGTLRLRQRDLDDYVIISDSYEGLSYAAKGKAGAGGSKSSGSAGSRNPEAGATPSFPEDEEVEEEDAAAQLIRRKRGRSEATTAVASAPTSVVIPVIGKTSRLRSLYQFSPEIKKKTPEKAVTFSEAGVKRPKITVKPTDTAAQDAAKAAEAQRKVEEARKKEEEKKIAEEKKKEEEEKRKEEERKKKEEKERKRRAEQERLAEVARKQALEKEVAAKKAMDQPLKSQGPEVTRPTSTGPVITSKGSGRYSSSGASSGGAGGYNPNVVGAKDTVGDIYYKTYTEEERGDALHQAPWSLKQKDTFVEFGASREWFLNSFPPGEVNRQRAKTHEMLYRTYILGEANARAANHQIVREWRTMVRERADWEGYRERTLKRIAEFEKSKAALDEERAKFEADKKAEEWGREGLQKKLHNVEEQLAKEKAEFKRICAQDNDRAYALRQKIVDLEAKVADLTSKVEEAQGEKAAKQQMEVELTAAKVQLSNKDKDLHAKDVEIAELKRRLNEQIDRCESLEIDLEAEKVKAADAEEARAVSTAALNVAQTNYSEAQGIVDTLVSEAEWMRTRGVVLVANSILNANELDRAVAALTDAARAVGHRGGYLECADHVEQMLGQEFDTSHCSVTEHADAALASAENSYDNLSLPIMELVVESLKKDDWCQRLKAILDPPVTVELSDEEPVGDDGGDGDDDGNDDDGEDDGDDGDDRREE, from the exons ATGTCAGTCTCATGGCATCGAGCCATCTGTAGACAAGTTTCGATCCTTTTACCAACTGCAAAGGACGATGGGGTTTTTTCGTTTGCGAGCCGGGGTGCGGCGAAAAAGATCTTGTTGAATCCACCCAAGAGTTTCCATGATTGGAAACCCAAGTTCTTCTTCATCAGGGAAGAAGTTGTGCCGATTGCTATGACCTTTAGGGAATGGACTGAGGCCATACCCAAGGAAGACCTGACGATCCCAAAAACGGCTTTATGGTATCAGCAGCTGACCCCAACCCCGAACCGGGTGTTTGGGGAAAGTGTTCTAGTTGCAGCaaagatgagtgaccagtggtcacctaGCAGCAGGGATGTTCCCGTGTTGAAGCTTGGCGATCAAG AGGCGCAACTCTACCAAGCTGCTTTTTCTACTTTTGGAGGCTCCATGGGCGTTCGCCCATTGCGCGATGACGAGGaaagctggtatgaccagattagAGGAAACTTCATGTTTCCTGCTGCTGATGCTTTCGCTTCACCGCCAACCGCTACTGAAGGTGCGCAGTACCCTAAACCTCGTCCATTGCGCTCTGTGACTCTCGCTGGGAAAGAGactttctatctttccagcgatGAGTCTGTAGGTTCTTCCAGCGGCGAGCTAAGCTCTTGGTCtaaaatctttgcaggtgtgttgcgcgacctggggattgacccagaggagaaaaagaagaagcctgtgaagaagaagaggaaggcgGAGCCGGAGGTGACCAGCAAGGGCACTGGCCCTAGTCGCGCAACAACTGCTGCTGgcaaaggtactcttcgccttcgtcAACGTGACTTGGATGATTATGTGATCATCAGTGACTCATATGAAGGTTTATCATATGCAGCTAAGGGAAAAGCTGGTGCTGGTGGGTCAAAGAGTTCTGGAAGCGCGGGTTCTCGCAACCCTGAAGCTGGCGCGACTCCGTCTTTCCCAGAGGATGAAGAAGTGGAAGAGGAAGATGCTGCTGCCCAACTTATTAGGCGGAAGAGGGGTAGGAGCGAGGCTACGACTGCTGTCGCTTCCGCGCCTACATCTGTGGTGATACCTGTGATAGGGAAGACAAGCAGGCTGCGCTCGTTGTACCAATTTTCTCCTG agatcaagaagaagacccctgaaaagGCGGTTACATTCAGTGAAGCTGGGGTAAAGAGGCCCAAGATAACCGTCAAGCCTACTGACACTGCAGCCCAGGACGCCGCGAAGGCGGCTGAGGCGCAACGAAAGGTGGAGGAGGCGCgtaagaaagaagaagagaaaaagattgctgaggaaaagaagaaggaggAAGAAGAGAAGAGGAAGGAGGAGGAAAGAAAAAAGAAGGAAGAAAAGGAAAGGAAGCGCAGGGCGGAACAGGAGAGGCTGGCTGAGGTGGCTAGGAAGCAGGCCTTGGAGAAGGAGGTAGCGGCGAAAAAGGCTATGGATCAGCCTTTGAAGTCTCAAGGTCCTGAAGTCACCAGGCCAACCAGCACCGGCCCTGTTATCACTTCGAAAGGGTCCGGCCGCTACTCTTCTAGCGGCGCGAGCTCCGGTGGAGCCGGTGGTTATAACCCTAACGTGGTAGGGGCGAAAGATACCGTTGGAGATATCTACTACAAGACATATACTGAAGAAGAGCGCGGCGATGCCCTCCATCAAGCCCCCTGGAGCTTAAAACAGAAGGATACATTTGTTGAGTTTGGCGCTTCGCGTGAATGGTTTTTGAATTCCTTCCCCCCTGGTGAGGTCAATCGGCAAAGGGCAAAAACCCATGAGATGTTATATCGTACTTATATTCTTGGGGAGGCCAATGCCCGCGCTGCCAACCATCAGATCGTTCGCGAATGGCGGACGATGGTCAGAGAACGTGCCGATTGGGAAGGTTACCGCGAGCGTACTCTGAAGCGAATTGCGGAGTTTGAGAAGTCGAAAGCTGCGCTCGACGAAGAAAgagccaagtttgaggctgacaagaaggcggaggagtggggccgcgaggggctgcagaaaaaactccacaatgttgaggagcaactggccaaggagaaggccgagttcaaGCGTATATGCGCCCAAGACAACGATCGTGCTTATGCTCTACGACAGAAGATCGTTGATCTTGAGGCTAAAGTTGCGGACTTGACCTCAAAGGTGGAGGAAGCGCAGGGTGAAAAAgctgccaagcagcagatggag GTTGAGCTGACTGCAGCCAAGGTGCAATTGTCCAACAAGGACAAGGATCTCCATGCCAAGGACGTTGAGATAGCGGAACTCAAACGTCGCTTGAATGAGCAAATCGACAGATGTGAGTCTTTGGAGATTGACCTTGAGGCTGAGAAGGTCAAGGCTGCTGATgctgaggaggcgcgtgctgtGAGCACTGCCGCGCTGAATGTGGCACAAACCAACTACTCTGAGGCTCAAGGTATCGTCGATACACTTGTCTCAGAAGCGGAGtggatgcgcactcgtggagtagTGTTG gttgccaactccatccTAAATGCGAACGAGCTAGATCGCGCCGTAGCGGCTCTGACAGATGCGGCGCGTGCGGTGGGTCACCGGGGAGGCTACCTGGAGTGTGCTGATCATGTTGAGCAAATGCTCGGGCAAGAATTTGACACAAGCCATTGCTCAGTAACAGAACATGCCGATGCGGCGCTGGCAAGTGCTGAAAATTCCTATGACAACCTCTCCTTGCCTATCATGGAGTTGGTTGTCGAATCGTTAaagaaagacgactggtgccAGCGTCTTAAGGCAATCCTCGATCCACCGGTTACCGTCGAGTTGTCCGACGAAGAGCCAGTTGGTGAT
- the LOC110927081 gene encoding uncharacterized protein LOC110927081 isoform X2, with protein sequence MSVSWHRAICRQVSILLPTAKDDGVFSFASRGAAKKILLNPPKSFHDWKPKFFFIREEVVPIAMTFREWTEAIPKEDLTIPKTALWYQQLTPTPNRVFGESVLVAAKMSDQWSPSSRDVPVLKLGDQEAQLYQAAFSTFGGSMGVRPLRDDEESWYDQIRGNFMFPAADAFASPPTATEGAQYPKPRPLRSVTLAGKETFYLSSDESVGSSSGELSSWSKIFAGVLRDLGIDPEEKKKKPVKKKRKAEPEVTSKGTGPSRATTAAGKAKGKAGAGGSKSSGSAGSRNPEAGATPSFPEDEEVEEEDAAAQLIRRKRGRSEATTAVASAPTSVVIPVIGKTSRLRSLYQFSPEIKKKTPEKAVTFSEAGVKRPKITVKPTDTAAQDAAKAAEAQRKVEEARKKEEEKKIAEEKKKEEEEKRKEEERKKKEEKERKRRAEQERLAEVARKQALEKEVAAKKAMDQPLKSQGPEVTRPTSTGPVITSKGSGRYSSSGASSGGAGGYNPNVVGAKDTVGDIYYKTYTEEERGDALHQAPWSLKQKDTFVEFGASREWFLNSFPPGEVNRQRAKTHEMLYRTYILGEANARAANHQIVREWRTMVRERADWEGYRERTLKRIAEFEKSKAALDEERAKFEADKKAEEWGREGLQKKLHNVEEQLAKEKAEFKRICAQDNDRAYALRQKIVDLEAKVADLTSKVEEAQGEKAAKQQMEVELTAAKVQLSNKDKDLHAKDVEIAELKRRLNEQIDRCESLEIDLEAEKVKAADAEEARAVSTAALNVAQTNYSEAQGIVDTLVSEAEWMRTRGVVLVANSILNANELDRAVAALTDAARAVGHRGGYLECADHVEQMLGQEFDTSHCSVTEHADAALASAENSYDNLSLPIMELVVESLKKDDWCQRLKAILDPPVTVELSDEEPVGDDGGDGDDDGNDDDGEDDGDDGDDRREE encoded by the exons ATGTCAGTCTCATGGCATCGAGCCATCTGTAGACAAGTTTCGATCCTTTTACCAACTGCAAAGGACGATGGGGTTTTTTCGTTTGCGAGCCGGGGTGCGGCGAAAAAGATCTTGTTGAATCCACCCAAGAGTTTCCATGATTGGAAACCCAAGTTCTTCTTCATCAGGGAAGAAGTTGTGCCGATTGCTATGACCTTTAGGGAATGGACTGAGGCCATACCCAAGGAAGACCTGACGATCCCAAAAACGGCTTTATGGTATCAGCAGCTGACCCCAACCCCGAACCGGGTGTTTGGGGAAAGTGTTCTAGTTGCAGCaaagatgagtgaccagtggtcacctaGCAGCAGGGATGTTCCCGTGTTGAAGCTTGGCGATCAAG AGGCGCAACTCTACCAAGCTGCTTTTTCTACTTTTGGAGGCTCCATGGGCGTTCGCCCATTGCGCGATGACGAGGaaagctggtatgaccagattagAGGAAACTTCATGTTTCCTGCTGCTGATGCTTTCGCTTCACCGCCAACCGCTACTGAAGGTGCGCAGTACCCTAAACCTCGTCCATTGCGCTCTGTGACTCTCGCTGGGAAAGAGactttctatctttccagcgatGAGTCTGTAGGTTCTTCCAGCGGCGAGCTAAGCTCTTGGTCtaaaatctttgcaggtgtgttgcgcgacctggggattgacccagaggagaaaaagaagaagcctgtgaagaagaagaggaaggcgGAGCCGGAGGTGACCAGCAAGGGCACTGGCCCTAGTCGCGCAACAACTGCTGCTGgcaaag CTAAGGGAAAAGCTGGTGCTGGTGGGTCAAAGAGTTCTGGAAGCGCGGGTTCTCGCAACCCTGAAGCTGGCGCGACTCCGTCTTTCCCAGAGGATGAAGAAGTGGAAGAGGAAGATGCTGCTGCCCAACTTATTAGGCGGAAGAGGGGTAGGAGCGAGGCTACGACTGCTGTCGCTTCCGCGCCTACATCTGTGGTGATACCTGTGATAGGGAAGACAAGCAGGCTGCGCTCGTTGTACCAATTTTCTCCTG agatcaagaagaagacccctgaaaagGCGGTTACATTCAGTGAAGCTGGGGTAAAGAGGCCCAAGATAACCGTCAAGCCTACTGACACTGCAGCCCAGGACGCCGCGAAGGCGGCTGAGGCGCAACGAAAGGTGGAGGAGGCGCgtaagaaagaagaagagaaaaagattgctgaggaaaagaagaaggaggAAGAAGAGAAGAGGAAGGAGGAGGAAAGAAAAAAGAAGGAAGAAAAGGAAAGGAAGCGCAGGGCGGAACAGGAGAGGCTGGCTGAGGTGGCTAGGAAGCAGGCCTTGGAGAAGGAGGTAGCGGCGAAAAAGGCTATGGATCAGCCTTTGAAGTCTCAAGGTCCTGAAGTCACCAGGCCAACCAGCACCGGCCCTGTTATCACTTCGAAAGGGTCCGGCCGCTACTCTTCTAGCGGCGCGAGCTCCGGTGGAGCCGGTGGTTATAACCCTAACGTGGTAGGGGCGAAAGATACCGTTGGAGATATCTACTACAAGACATATACTGAAGAAGAGCGCGGCGATGCCCTCCATCAAGCCCCCTGGAGCTTAAAACAGAAGGATACATTTGTTGAGTTTGGCGCTTCGCGTGAATGGTTTTTGAATTCCTTCCCCCCTGGTGAGGTCAATCGGCAAAGGGCAAAAACCCATGAGATGTTATATCGTACTTATATTCTTGGGGAGGCCAATGCCCGCGCTGCCAACCATCAGATCGTTCGCGAATGGCGGACGATGGTCAGAGAACGTGCCGATTGGGAAGGTTACCGCGAGCGTACTCTGAAGCGAATTGCGGAGTTTGAGAAGTCGAAAGCTGCGCTCGACGAAGAAAgagccaagtttgaggctgacaagaaggcggaggagtggggccgcgaggggctgcagaaaaaactccacaatgttgaggagcaactggccaaggagaaggccgagttcaaGCGTATATGCGCCCAAGACAACGATCGTGCTTATGCTCTACGACAGAAGATCGTTGATCTTGAGGCTAAAGTTGCGGACTTGACCTCAAAGGTGGAGGAAGCGCAGGGTGAAAAAgctgccaagcagcagatggag GTTGAGCTGACTGCAGCCAAGGTGCAATTGTCCAACAAGGACAAGGATCTCCATGCCAAGGACGTTGAGATAGCGGAACTCAAACGTCGCTTGAATGAGCAAATCGACAGATGTGAGTCTTTGGAGATTGACCTTGAGGCTGAGAAGGTCAAGGCTGCTGATgctgaggaggcgcgtgctgtGAGCACTGCCGCGCTGAATGTGGCACAAACCAACTACTCTGAGGCTCAAGGTATCGTCGATACACTTGTCTCAGAAGCGGAGtggatgcgcactcgtggagtagTGTTG gttgccaactccatccTAAATGCGAACGAGCTAGATCGCGCCGTAGCGGCTCTGACAGATGCGGCGCGTGCGGTGGGTCACCGGGGAGGCTACCTGGAGTGTGCTGATCATGTTGAGCAAATGCTCGGGCAAGAATTTGACACAAGCCATTGCTCAGTAACAGAACATGCCGATGCGGCGCTGGCAAGTGCTGAAAATTCCTATGACAACCTCTCCTTGCCTATCATGGAGTTGGTTGTCGAATCGTTAaagaaagacgactggtgccAGCGTCTTAAGGCAATCCTCGATCCACCGGTTACCGTCGAGTTGTCCGACGAAGAGCCAGTTGGTGAT